In Cyanobacteria bacterium QS_8_64_29, the following are encoded in one genomic region:
- a CDS encoding DUF4079 domain-containing protein, whose amino-acid sequence MSALLEPIAEILRELPIPSAIVRWGHLALMAVVAFVMGPAAALAGWRARRAASAAARIQHRRLAPWLLLFLAGGYLGGLLSLRMQQRPILESPHFWTGSLVLGLLGVNAAIALTGFAGDRASLRSAHALLGSAALAVLLLHAALGLDLGLAL is encoded by the coding sequence ATGAGTGCGCTCCTAGAGCCCATTGCCGAAATCCTGCGCGAGCTGCCCATCCCAAGTGCCATCGTCCGTTGGGGCCATCTGGCCCTCATGGCGGTCGTGGCGTTCGTCATGGGGCCAGCCGCAGCACTAGCCGGTTGGCGGGCGCGCCGCGCGGCCTCGGCGGCGGCTAGGATCCAGCATCGCCGGCTGGCGCCCTGGCTGCTACTGTTTTTGGCGGGCGGCTATCTGGGCGGCCTGCTCTCGCTGCGCATGCAGCAGCGTCCCATTCTAGAGAGCCCGCACTTTTGGACGGGCTCGTTGGTACTAGGGCTGCTTGGTGTCAATGCGGCTATTGCCCTGACAGGATTTGCTGGCGATCGCGCCAGCCTGCGCAGCGCGCATGCCCTGCTCGGGAGTGCCGCGCTGGCGGTGCTGCTGCTGCATGCAGCGCTGGGGCTCGATCTAGGGCTGGCGCTCTGA
- the glyQ gene encoding glycine--tRNA ligase subunit alpha, producing the protein MSLDFQAVIARLDRFWGEQGCTITQPYDTEKGAGTMNPHTFLRAIGPEPWSVAYVEPCRRPTDGRYAENPNRFQHYYQYQVLIKPSPANIQDLFLESLRAIGIGPEDHDVRFVEDDWEAPTLGAWGVGWEVWLDGMEIAQFTYFQQCGGIDCHPVSIEITYGLERLAMYLQGVDAVMDIRWNADLSYGDIHRQSEIEQCRYNFEVSDPNLLFQLFELYEREAERVCDAELVLPGLDYVLKCSHTFNLLDARGVISVTERTRYIGRIRALARRVARCYWQQREALGFPLLPAQPAERSPTSSVEASAAAQPSGA; encoded by the coding sequence GTGTCTCTAGACTTCCAGGCTGTCATCGCCCGGCTCGATCGATTCTGGGGCGAGCAGGGATGCACGATCACGCAACCGTACGACACGGAAAAAGGCGCGGGGACCATGAACCCCCACACTTTTTTGCGCGCTATCGGGCCCGAGCCCTGGTCAGTGGCCTACGTCGAGCCTTGCCGCCGTCCCACGGACGGGCGCTACGCCGAGAACCCCAACCGCTTTCAGCACTACTACCAGTACCAAGTCCTGATCAAACCCTCGCCTGCCAACATTCAGGACTTGTTTTTAGAATCGCTGCGAGCGATCGGCATTGGGCCTGAGGACCACGACGTACGTTTTGTCGAAGACGATTGGGAAGCCCCCACGCTCGGCGCCTGGGGCGTAGGCTGGGAAGTTTGGCTCGATGGCATGGAGATCGCGCAGTTCACCTACTTCCAGCAGTGCGGCGGCATTGACTGCCATCCGGTTTCGATCGAGATTACCTACGGCCTCGAGCGGTTGGCCATGTACTTGCAGGGCGTCGATGCCGTTATGGACATTCGCTGGAACGCGGATCTGAGCTACGGCGACATCCACCGGCAAAGCGAGATCGAGCAGTGCCGCTACAACTTTGAGGTCTCCGATCCCAATTTGCTGTTCCAGCTATTCGAGCTCTACGAACGGGAGGCTGAACGCGTCTGCGATGCCGAGCTAGTCCTGCCGGGGCTGGATTACGTTCTCAAGTGCTCCCACACCTTTAACCTGCTTGATGCGCGCGGCGTCATCTCGGTGACCGAGCGGACTCGCTACATCGGCCGCATTCGGGCACTTGCGCGGCGCGTTGCCCGCTGCTACTGGCAGCAGCGCGAGGCTTTAGGGTTTCCGCTGCTGCCGGCCCAGCCAGCCGAGCGCAGCCCAACGAGCAGCGTCGAAGCCTCGGCTGCTGCCCAACCCAGCGGCGCGTAG
- a CDS encoding cobalamin biosynthesis protein CobQ — protein MSSDAGLLRIGWLYPTLMSTYGDRGNVICLQRRCQWRQIPVEVVPLDRDAPSERFGSVDLVVGGGAQDRQQAIVMRDLQGAKADALRQGLEAGMPGAFTCGAPQLLGHYYEPALGECIPGLGLFDFSSHHPGEGAPRCIGNLAFEITAEPLASQLRALWGAPPIAIGFENHGGRTQLAMATPLGRVRYGYGNNGRDGTEGAIRHNAIATYSHGPLLPKNPFLADWLMQTAWQQKYGEAVPLPALDDALAVRAREVMFERLGLAPQREAA, from the coding sequence ATCCCACCCTGATGAGCACCTACGGCGATCGCGGCAACGTCATTTGCCTGCAGCGGCGCTGCCAGTGGCGCCAGATCCCGGTCGAGGTGGTCCCGCTGGATCGCGATGCCCCGAGCGAGCGCTTTGGCAGCGTCGATCTGGTCGTTGGCGGGGGCGCCCAAGATCGCCAGCAAGCGATTGTCATGCGCGATCTGCAGGGGGCCAAGGCAGACGCCCTGCGCCAGGGATTGGAAGCGGGCATGCCCGGGGCGTTCACCTGCGGTGCTCCGCAGTTGCTGGGGCACTATTACGAGCCCGCTTTGGGCGAGTGCATCCCCGGCCTGGGCCTGTTTGACTTTAGCAGCCACCATCCCGGAGAGGGGGCGCCGCGCTGCATTGGCAACTTGGCCTTTGAAATCACCGCAGAGCCCCTGGCATCCCAGTTGCGCGCGCTTTGGGGGGCACCGCCTATCGCCATCGGCTTTGAGAACCACGGCGGGCGGACGCAGCTGGCAATGGCAACGCCGCTGGGGCGAGTCCGGTACGGCTACGGCAATAACGGCCGGGACGGCACGGAAGGGGCCATCCGCCACAACGCGATCGCGACCTACTCCCACGGGCCGCTGCTACCCAAAAACCCGTTCCTGGCGGACTGGCTCATGCAGACAGCTTGGCAGCAGAAGTACGGGGAGGCTGTCCCGCTACCGGCGCTGGACGACGCTCTGGCCGTGCGCGCCCGCGAGGTCATGTTCGAGCGGCTGGGGCTGGCACCGCAGCGCGAGGCAGCCTGA
- a CDS encoding competence protein, with amino-acid sequence MGDRTAPLLGCAYIAGLLLAEGAIAPSDGAVGLQLARWGTAALALGAAAAVLIPRWWWRGPSARQWLAIGLTVAVAVAYWGARLPQPGEADISRYVGSAAAQAPQARTAAVEGRVLSLPELTREGRARLWLAAQRLDGTPATGQLYVTVPVLQATGVAPGQHARVRGTLYHPPSSRNPGAFDFQAYLARQGAFASLSGRQLTQTAPEADWGWWQLRQRIVRAQVRWLGSPNGQLPSSMVLGRRAVDLPYSVQDRFVEAGLAHVLAASGFHVSLLLGAVSVAARRLGDWGRLGVALAALVAYAGLTGGQPATLRAALMEAAGALAVASNRQVDAKRALLLAATLLLVWDPLWIGDWEFGLSFAATWGLITTVPALLQRLDWLPSPLATAVAIPVAVFPWVLPLQLHFFGVIPTYSILANVAVAPLVYWLAWGGMASALGAAIAPPLGSALAWLLTPAVTLLQGIVGAIAGLPGSSWVVGTIGVATVVALYGALGLANVRAVRQRWPWLALAALALLVLPWAYERATLTRVTVLAAGDELVAVVRDRGTVTLINSGSPETVQFVVGPFLQRQGIGHLNRAIVLSRSSDRRGWSALAEHVSLGTLAFNPALGAQHLPASGVAAQRQPLPSPSQRSPGNSRMALSSAEPALLQLHLRGQDWLWLEGKGDPPPAAAGQPPILVWAGSPPPERWWRELVPQAAIAASRTVDAQLEQDLSARAVPIHWTVRAGAIQWRPRTGLRASELTVDPQRSPY; translated from the coding sequence ATGGGCGATCGCACTGCCCCCTTGCTGGGCTGTGCCTACATCGCCGGACTGCTTCTGGCCGAGGGCGCGATCGCGCCCAGCGACGGAGCCGTTGGCTTGCAGCTAGCGCGCTGGGGAACTGCCGCACTCGCGCTGGGGGCGGCAGCAGCTGTCCTGATTCCGCGCTGGTGGTGGCGCGGCCCCAGCGCGCGCCAATGGTTGGCAATCGGGTTGACAGTGGCGGTCGCTGTTGCCTACTGGGGCGCTCGCCTGCCGCAACCGGGTGAAGCTGATATCAGCCGCTACGTTGGCAGCGCGGCAGCCCAGGCCCCACAGGCACGCACGGCAGCCGTGGAAGGACGCGTCTTGAGCTTGCCCGAGCTAACGCGCGAGGGGCGAGCGCGCCTATGGCTGGCCGCGCAGCGCTTGGATGGCACCCCAGCGACTGGCCAGCTCTACGTAACGGTGCCGGTCTTGCAAGCAACTGGCGTTGCCCCCGGCCAGCATGCTCGCGTGCGCGGCACGCTCTACCATCCGCCCAGCAGCCGCAACCCCGGCGCTTTCGACTTTCAGGCTTATTTGGCCCGCCAAGGGGCTTTTGCCAGTCTCAGCGGCCGGCAGTTGACGCAAACCGCTCCTGAGGCGGACTGGGGCTGGTGGCAGTTGCGCCAACGCATCGTGCGCGCGCAGGTGCGCTGGCTGGGCAGCCCCAACGGTCAGCTGCCGAGCTCGATGGTGTTGGGACGCCGCGCTGTCGATTTGCCCTACAGCGTGCAAGATCGCTTCGTTGAGGCTGGACTGGCTCACGTGCTAGCTGCCTCCGGCTTTCACGTATCGCTGCTGCTGGGTGCCGTGTCGGTCGCTGCGCGCCGGCTCGGCGATTGGGGGCGGTTGGGCGTGGCGCTGGCAGCCCTAGTGGCCTATGCCGGGCTGACTGGCGGTCAACCCGCCACCCTGCGAGCGGCGCTGATGGAGGCTGCCGGCGCGCTTGCCGTGGCTAGCAACCGGCAAGTGGATGCCAAGCGAGCACTGCTGCTGGCCGCAACGCTCCTGCTGGTTTGGGATCCGCTCTGGATTGGGGATTGGGAATTCGGACTGAGCTTTGCCGCCACTTGGGGGCTCATTACAACCGTGCCGGCGCTCTTGCAACGCCTGGATTGGCTGCCGTCACCGCTAGCAACAGCCGTTGCCATTCCGGTGGCTGTCTTTCCCTGGGTTCTGCCGCTCCAGCTGCATTTTTTTGGCGTCATCCCCACCTACAGCATCCTGGCCAATGTCGCCGTGGCGCCGCTGGTGTACTGGTTAGCTTGGGGGGGCATGGCAAGCGCGCTGGGCGCTGCGATCGCCCCGCCGTTGGGAAGCGCCTTGGCCTGGCTGCTAACGCCGGCAGTAACGCTGCTACAAGGCATTGTGGGCGCGATTGCCGGCCTGCCCGGTAGTTCGTGGGTAGTGGGAACCATCGGCGTTGCGACCGTGGTGGCGCTCTACGGCGCGCTCGGGTTGGCTAACGTTCGGGCAGTGAGGCAGCGGTGGCCGTGGCTGGCGCTGGCAGCACTGGCACTACTGGTCCTGCCGTGGGCTTACGAGCGCGCCACCCTAACCCGCGTCACGGTTTTGGCGGCAGGCGACGAGCTGGTTGCGGTGGTCCGCGATCGCGGCACGGTGACGCTGATCAACAGCGGCAGCCCCGAGACCGTGCAGTTTGTGGTGGGGCCGTTTTTGCAGCGCCAGGGCATCGGCCACCTGAATCGGGCAATTGTCCTATCGCGCAGCAGCGATCGCCGCGGCTGGTCGGCGCTGGCCGAGCATGTCTCGTTGGGGACCCTGGCATTCAACCCCGCCCTAGGCGCGCAACACTTGCCGGCTTCCGGCGTGGCGGCGCAGCGCCAGCCGCTGCCGTCCCCATCCCAACGCAGCCCGGGCAACAGCCGGATGGCGCTATCAAGTGCCGAACCGGCTCTGCTGCAGCTGCACCTGCGCGGCCAGGATTGGCTGTGGCTGGAGGGCAAGGGCGATCCGCCACCAGCGGCGGCCGGCCAGCCCCCCATTCTCGTTTGGGCCGGTTCCCCACCCCCCGAGCGCTGGTGGCGCGAGCTAGTGCCCCAAGCCGCGATCGCGGCATCGCGAACGGTCGATGCGCAACTCGAGCAGGACCTGAGCGCCCGCGCTGTTCCCATTCATTGGACAGTGCGGGCGGGCGCCATCCAATGGCGCCCGCGAACGGGGCTGCGCGCTAGCGAGCTAACCGTCGATCCCCAGCGATCGCCCTACTGA